From Actinoplanes oblitus, a single genomic window includes:
- a CDS encoding DUF3037 domain-containing protein, translating to MTRTPYEYALVQAMPRIERGELINVGVLLYCQRHDFLAARTHLDEARLLALDPAADVPAVRAALDSWTATCRGGGAAAGMKLGERFRWLVAPRSTVLRAGPVHMGLAADPAAELERLVELLVR from the coding sequence ATGACCCGGACCCCTTACGAGTACGCGCTGGTCCAGGCCATGCCCCGGATCGAGCGTGGCGAGCTGATCAACGTCGGGGTGCTGCTCTACTGCCAGCGCCACGACTTCCTGGCCGCCCGTACCCACCTCGACGAGGCCCGGCTGCTGGCCCTGGACCCGGCGGCCGACGTGCCGGCGGTGCGGGCCGCCCTGGACTCCTGGACGGCGACCTGCCGGGGCGGCGGCGCGGCGGCCGGGATGAAGCTGGGCGAGCGCTTCCGCTGGCTGGTCGCCCCGCGCAGCACCGTCCTGCGGGCCGGCCCGGTCCACATGGGGCTGGCCGCGGATCCCGCCGCCGAGCTGGAAAGGCTTGTCGAACTGCTGGTCCGCTGA
- a CDS encoding HipA family kinase: MLSEVTAIRYVTPLREGGSLPGVVEADDLGTYVVKFRGAGQGPKALVAEVIAGELARRLGLPVPELARVELDPVVARAEPDEEVQELIKASAGGNLGMDFLPGALGYDPNAHPVEAGLASRVLAFDAFVENVDRSWRNPNLLIWHGGLWLIDHGATLYFHHNWARAESVVHRPYRWDDHVLEPYATELATEGPALAARITPELLAEVVALVPADWLDDGDRDAYQRHLAARAARPEAWLP; this comes from the coding sequence GTGCTATCCGAGGTCACCGCGATCCGTTACGTCACCCCGCTGAGGGAGGGCGGCTCACTTCCCGGGGTCGTCGAGGCCGACGACCTCGGGACGTACGTGGTCAAGTTCCGGGGCGCCGGCCAGGGCCCGAAAGCCCTGGTCGCCGAGGTGATCGCCGGAGAGCTGGCGCGCCGCCTCGGCCTGCCGGTGCCGGAGCTGGCCCGGGTCGAGCTGGACCCGGTGGTGGCCCGCGCCGAGCCGGACGAGGAGGTCCAGGAGCTGATCAAGGCGAGCGCCGGCGGCAACCTGGGGATGGACTTCCTGCCCGGCGCCCTGGGCTACGACCCGAACGCGCACCCGGTCGAGGCCGGCCTGGCCAGCCGGGTGCTCGCCTTCGACGCCTTCGTGGAGAACGTGGACCGCAGCTGGCGCAATCCCAACCTGCTGATCTGGCACGGCGGGCTGTGGCTGATCGACCACGGCGCCACGCTGTACTTCCACCACAACTGGGCGCGGGCGGAGAGCGTGGTGCACCGGCCGTACCGATGGGACGACCACGTGCTCGAGCCGTACGCCACCGAACTCGCCACCGAGGGCCCGGCGCTGGCCGCCCGGATCACGCCGGAGCTGCTCGCCGAGGTGGTCGCGCTGGTCCCGGCGGACTGGCTGGACGACGGCGACCGGGACGCGTACCAGCGGCATCTCGCGGCCCGCGCCGCCCGGCCGGAGGCGTGGCTGCCATGA